The DNA window GAGCATTTCAAAAAAAGAGGCAAGCTGGGGAAATTTCCAGCTTGCCTCTTTTGCATTGTTAAGTTAAGTGAATAGCGCTTTAGTATTAGCTACCCCTTCACGCAAGAACTCAATTTTGTGATGCGACTTGATGTTCTTTCGCAAATCGAGCTGCGCTTTGTCCGGCTACGTTTCCTGTAACGAATGCAGACGTGATGTTGTATCCGCCTGTGTAGCCGTGAATATCTAAAATTTCACCGCAGAAATACAATCCAGGTTTCTTTTTCGATGCCATCGTTTTGGGTTCGATTTCTTTGATCGACACACCGCCACCCGTAACAAATGCTTTTTCAATCGATTGCGTACCGTTAACAAACATCGTAAACGCCGTTAACTGCTGAGCCATGGCGCGTACTTTATCACTTGGCACTTCTGCACCAGTCAGAAGTGGATCGATTTCTGCACGCGTCATGAGAAACAGCAACCAACGCTCTTGCGCTAAGCTTTTCCAAACGTTCTTCAACGATTTTTTTGGTTCGTCTTTCATCATTTTGTTTAGCAACTGAAAAGCAGATTCTGCATTTTCATCTGGTAAAGTATTAATCCGCATTTCCACCGGTTGACCGCCATTTTTCTTCATTTCTTTGACGACGTATTGGCTACAGCGTAAAACTGCTGGACCGCTCAGCCCAAAATGAGTGAATAGCATATCCATTTGATGCGTGACAAGTACTTTGCCCTTTTTGTTTAATACCGTTACTGCTGCATCACGTAATGCTAAACCTTGAAGCTCGCGGCCAACGATGAAAGGTTCTTTAGACAAGAGCGGCACTTCTGTTGGGTAAAGCTCTGTCACCAAGTGACCTGCTTTTTCTGCCCACGGATAACCGTCACCAGTAGAGCCAGTTTGTGGTACGGCTTTACCTCCAACGGCTACAACAATTGCTTTAGCCGTGTATTCTTCACCGGTATGAAGACGAACACCAGTCACTTTTTCGTCAGTCATCAATAATTTTTTAACAGGTGAATCCAGTAAAATGGTGACATTGAGTCGTTCCATTTCTTTAAACATGGCATCTGCTACATCTTGTGCGCGGTTTGAAACTGGAAACATGCGACCGTGGTCTTCTTCTTTTAACGCAACACCAAGTCCTTCAAAAAAGGAAATAATGTCTTCGTTATTGAATACAGAAAAAGGGCTATGAAGAAAACGGCCATTCCCTGGAATATGCTTTACAATTTCATCAAGTGGTAACCGATTCGTTACGTTGCAGCGCCCACCACCAGATATCAGTAGTTTTTTTCCTAACTTTTTTCCTTTTTCAATCAATAATACTTTTTGGCTATTCGAAGCTGCGGCAATAGATGCCATTAGGCCGGAGGAACCTCCGCCTACGATTATAACGTCATACATAATATAAGAACTCGCTTTCGTTTTCTTTTTAGTATACACGATGCAGCGAAACACGTTGAGTAATTTCATCTATAGGTGTAAACTATCGTGTAGATTGCTTTTTATTATGAACAAGTCAGGAAGTGTAAAATGTCGTCATTAGTTAAAGGTACAGCCATCTTAACATTAGGTTTATTTTTGTCGAAAATTCTTGGAGTTATTTATATCATTCCGTTTTATAGCATGGTAGGAGAAAAGAATATCGGGCTTTATCAATATGCGTATATCCCGTATAACTTGATGTTGGCGCTAGCTATTTCAGGCGCGCCAATTGCTTTCTCAAAATTTACCGCTAAATACAATTCTCTTGGAGATTATGAAACGGGGAGGAGATTATTAAAGTCAGGTCTATTGACGATGATGATCACCGGGTTTGTGTCGTTTCTTATGCTCTATATCTTCGCAGAACCACTTGCGCGCATTACCATATCTGAAGATGAACTTATTTATTCGGTAGGTGATGTTACAGAAGCTATTCGGTGGGTCAGTTTTGCATTAATTGTCGTGCCATTTATGAGTCTTTGGAGAGGGTTTTTCCAAGGCTATAACTACATGATGCCGACCGCTGTTTCTCAGTTGGTCGAACAAATTGTTCGCATCATTTTCCTTTTGGGCGGCGCATTTGCAGTTCTATACATTTTTGATGGAACGCCAAAAACAGCAATTCAATTTGCCGTATTGTCTGCAGCAGTCGGAGCTCTTGGTGGTATTGTCACTTTGGGGTATTTCTGGAAAAAGAAAAAGCCGGAATACAATCAGCTGTTAGCGAATTCGGTCGAATCGTATGATGTTAAATTACGTGATATGTACAAAGAGATTTTGATTTATGCCGTACCAGTTATATTCCTCGGTATTGCCAACCCGTTGTTCCAATTTGTCGACTTAATGACGTTTAACCGGGCGATGAGTTCTGGTGGGAATTTCTCGGAAATCGATCTTTTAGGTATTTTAAATTTAACTGCTCATAAACTTGTCATGATTCCAGTTATGCTTGCTACTGGTTTCTCAATGGCATTAATCCCGTTGATCACGAAACACTTTACACGCAGAGAATATCTTCAAGTATCACGGACATTAGATCAATCAATCCAGTTATTATTGTTCTTAACATTACCAGCGGTTATTGGGATGACAATGCTTTCTAATGAGTTATACCATGTCTTCTACGAAGTAAGTGATGTTGGATCTGAAATTTTGGCGCATTATTTGCCAGTGGCAATATTGTTTTCTGCTTTCCCAGTCACAGCATCTATATTACAAGGTATCAATAAACAGAAATGGATCATTATCAACTTATCTACTGGTCTTTTATTAAAAGCAGTACTAAATACACCGCTGATTGAACTTTTTGAAACAGATGGTGCGATTGCAGCAACTATCATCGGTTATGTTGTGGCTATTGGCATGAACATGGTGGTAATCGCTAAAACCATGAATTACCGTTCGCAAATGGTCGGAAGACGTGTCATTTTAATCGTTATATTAAACTTGATTATGGCGGGAGCAGTATTCTTAGCGATATCAGGATTAAATCTATTTATCGGCATGGACAATAAGTTCCTATCAATGATACGGATCATTCTAATTGGTGGTGTTGGCGCAGTTGTTTATGGCTATCTCGGTTTAAAAACGGGCTTAGCACAAAAATTAATGGGCTCGAAAATAACGAAAATCTCTCGAAAATTAGGCTTTTAGGAGTGACGCAATGCGTTTAGATAAATATCTTTCTAATATGGGTCATGGCTCAAGAAAAGAAGTTAAAATCTTATTAAAATCAAAAGCAGTTGAAGTAAATGGAGAAATTGTCCGAGACCCAAAAGTGCATGTTAATGAACATGATGATCACGTTTCGGTCGGAGGAGAAGTAGTTGCATATACAGAGTTTATTTATGTATTGATGAATAAACCTCAAGGTGTAATTTCAGCAACAGAAGATAAATACGATAAAACGGTGATCGATTTGCTTGGGGAAGATGAGCAGCATTTTGAACCGTTTCCAGTAGGGCGATTGGATAAAGACACTGAGGGTTTTCTACTTTTAACAAACGATGGCAAATTAGCACACGAATTACTATCGCCTAAAAAGCATGTGGATAAAACCTATTTTGCACATGTCGAAGGAGTAGTCACGGAAGAAGACGCAGAAGCCTTTAAAAAAGGGGTTATGCTTGATGATGGTTATGTGACGAAGCCTGCAAGTTTAACTATTTTAGAAAGTGCTGCTGTGTCTAAAATTAAACTGACGATTACGGAAGGCAAGTTCCATCAAGTTAAACGGATGTTCGAAAGTGTCGGCAAACACGTTGTCTATTTGAAACGCTTGTCGATGGGACCGTTAAGTCTTGATCCAGAATTAGAACTTGGTGAATATCGTCATTTGACGGATGAAGAACTAACTGGCTTAAAACAAAGAAAATGACCGCATAGCTGCGGTCATTTTCTTTGTTTAGGAAATCTGTTAGGACGTCATTTTCACTTTGCGTTGCGTCGTTGTCCATTTGCCTCGAGTTGGACTAGACACCAAGTCGTTAAAGGCTAACACATTCAAATCTCTTTGAATGGTGCGAGGAGTGATGCCGAATTCGTCGACAAGATCTTGCGTCGTTACAGTCCCATTCTCGAGAATGTACTTATACATATCTTTAATTCGAATGAGCATTCGATCGGTTGTGGGTTTCATAATAGAACCACTCCTTCATCTTTTTTCCCATTGGCAAAGACTAGCGGACGATGTGCTGAGGTTATACAGCAAGTATGATTGATGCCAAAGACAGCCCCTTTTCCTAAAAGATATGTCAATTTAACTAATCTGACAATTTGATTATAACGGAAAAACATCTCGAATTCTAGGATTTTAGCCGAATTTACGAAAAATTTACATATGAATAACAGAATTTTTTGTGTAAATTTACGACAAATTCTTTAATTTCCTGAAAAAAGGTGTACAATAGCCATAACAAAAAGGAGTGTGAAACATGGATTGGCAGTTAGAAGCTACAAAGCGTAAAGAGAAAATACTGAGTGAATTGCAAGAATTAATAGCGATTCCCAGCGTATTAAGTAATGACACAACGCCAACAGCTCCTTTTGGAAAAGAAGTTAAACAGGCATTGGATTGGTTTTTAGAAAAAGGAAGAACAGAAGGATATACTGTGAAAAATGTTGGGGATGTCGCAGGGCATCTTGAGATTGGACAAGGCGAAGAATTGCTTGGAATTTTAGGGCATGTGGACGTCGTGCCAGTTGGTGAAGGTTGGACTACAGCTCCTTTTGGTGGAGAAATTCATAACGGACGGCTTTACGGTCGTGGGGCTATCGATGATAAAGGACCGACGATTGCTGCATGGGCAGCACTAAATATGTTAAAAGATGCTGGTGTGGAATTCACAAAGCGCGTGCGTTTAATTATTGGTACCGATGAAGAAAGTGATTTCCGCTGTATGGATCGCTATTTTCAAACAGAAGAAATGCCAGCAATAGCCTTTACACCAGACGCAGATTTTCCAATCATCAATGCAGAAAAAGGGATTGCATCTTTGGTTTTTTCTACATTTTCAATGCACGAAGATGCGATTTTAGAATCTTTTATTGCTGGAAATCGAAGTAATATGGTGCCCGACAAAGCGACGGCTATATTAAACGGTCAATTAGCAGAATGGCAAGAGGATTTTAAGTCGTTTTGTAAAAAACATAATGTAACAGGTAAAGTCGAGCAGCATAACGGATCGACAGAATTAACGTTAAATGGAAAAGCGGCTCATGCCATGGAACCTGAAGATGGGATTAATGCCGGAATTTTACTAGCTGTATTTTTGAAAGATCGTTTAGAAGGTGATGGCCAAAAATTTGTGGAGTTTGTGGCAGACACGTTTTATCAAGATTCACGTGGTCATAAACTTGGTCTGGATTTTACAGATGAACAATCTGGAGATACAACATTTAACGCTGGAATTATTCGGTTTGAAAAAAAGAAAACGGCTATGATTACAGTTAGTATGAGGTACTCGATAAGTTATCCATTCAAAGAGAAAATCGATGCCTATCAGTTGAAGGATTTCGTACTGGACATTGCGTCTAATTCTCCTCCTCATTATGTGGATGAAAACGATCCATTCATCAAAACGCTACAAAGCGCATATGAAAAACAAACGGGCGAAAGAGCAAATTTGATCGCCATTGGCGGAGGTACTTATGCGCGCGTGCTAGACAAAGGTGTGGCTTTTGGAATGTTATTCCCTGGCGAACCCGATGTTGCGCACCAAGCAGATGAATTTGTCGACATCGACAATTTAATAAAAGCGACTGCTATCTATGCAGAAGCAATTTATCAATTAGCATGTAAAAAATGAGGAAAGAAGGAATGGATATGGATTTGATATTGCACAATGGAGAATTTATTCGGGAAGAAGATTTGGTGATTTCGAAAGAAGATCGGGGTTATCAATTTGGAGACGGGATTTACGAAGTTATTCGTGTATACGATGGCAATTTATTTACGGCTAAAGAACATATCGACCGTTTTTATGACAGTGCAGACAAAATCAAAATCGTCGTTCCTTATACAAAAGATGTTTTTCATAAAATGATGTATGATTTTGTTGAAGTTAACAATATTGAGAATGGACAAGTTTACGTACAAATCACAAGAGGTGCTGCAGAGCGTCAACATCAATTCCCAACGCAGGCAACGCCAGTGATTACTGGTAATACAAAATCAGTTGAACGTCCTGTTGCAAAATTAGATTCGGGTGTTACGGCCAAATTTATCGAAGATATTCGTTGGTTACGCTGCGACATTAAAAGTTTAAACTTGCTTGGAAACGTACTAGCTAAACAAGAAGCATACGAAGAAGGATATTTTGAAGCGATCTTGCATAGAGGTGAAACAGTGACAGAAGGTTGTTCATCGAATATGTATGGCATTAAAAATGGCATTCTATATACTCATCCTGCAAACAACCTTATTTTAAACGGCATTACAAGACGAGTGATTCTTGAGCTATGTGAAGAATTAAAAATTCCAGTAGTCGAAACACCATTTACAAAAACAGAAGCTCTTGAAATGGATGAATTCATCATGTCTTCAACAACTACGGAAGTGATGCCAATTGTCGCAATTGGCGATCATAAAATTGGTCAAGGTGTTCCAGGTGAACTCACACGTAAATTGCAGACTGCTTTTGAAGCACGTATTGAAGTAGGCGTAAAATCATAAAGTAGAAATAAAAGTGATTGGCTCCGGCCAATCACTATTTTTTTGCGTCTATTTGCATGGTAAACTAGAATCAGGTGATGCTAAATGAAACCACATTATTTTATCGGTATAAAAATACCGCAAGATATAGCCGAATGCTTGGCTAAAGAACGAGAAAGCTGGCACTTAAAAAGTCATAAAAGACAAACGCCTGCACAAGATATGCATATCACATTATTATTTATCGGAGAAGACGTTCATGATGAGATTAAACAGGTTGAAAAATTGCTAGGGACTATTAAGCAACAAGTTTTTACAGTAAATATTAATAGCATTAAAACGTTTGGTAATCCAACAACTCCTCGTATTATTTATGCTTCTCTTGAAACGAGTAGACAGTTAGAAGAGTTGCAACAGCAAGTACATAAATCCGTAGAAACTTTACAAATTAAGCCTGACCCGAAGAAATTTGTACCACATATCACGTTGGCGAGTAGATGGGCAGGTGGCGAACCAGCTGAACGTCAATTTTCAATCGCTCATATGCGATTTGATGTGACGGAGTTCTCATTGTTTCGAATTGCACCAAAAGAAACTCCACGGTATCAACATATCGCGAATTATACGTTAGAAAATACACCTACTAATTTTAAAGGCGAGTGTTTATGAAAATTGTATTTATTATTAATCCGACAGCTGGTAATGGCAGAGCGTTAAAACAATGGTTACGCTTTGAAAAAACCATCTCATTTCCGTACGAACGTATTTTAACGGAGTATCCAGGGCATGCCACGGTGATTACTACGACTTATAAAGATGACGGTCAAAGGGTTTTGTTAATCGGTTTCGGAGGTGACGGGACCTTGCGTGAAATTATAGTAGGTGCAGCCGGGGCGAACGAGTTAATTATTGGGTCTGTAGCAGCTGGTTCCGGAAATGATTTTGCAAGAGCTTACGGCACATTTAAAGAAGCGCACGAAATTGAAAAATTTCTGGAAACACCGTATTTTAAACGACATGACTTAGGTGAGTTTGCTAACGGACAACACTTTCAATTTGTTAGCAGTTCAGGAATTGGTTTTGACGCAGAAATCACAATCGCGGTAAATAAGTCGTCGCTTAAGAAAAAACTAAATCAGTTT is part of the Planococcus sp. PAMC 21323 genome and encodes:
- a CDS encoding NAD(P)/FAD-dependent oxidoreductase: MYDVIIVGGGSSGLMASIAAASNSQKVLLIEKGKKLGKKLLISGGGRCNVTNRLPLDEIVKHIPGNGRFLHSPFSVFNNEDIISFFEGLGVALKEEDHGRMFPVSNRAQDVADAMFKEMERLNVTILLDSPVKKLLMTDEKVTGVRLHTGEEYTAKAIVVAVGGKAVPQTGSTGDGYPWAEKAGHLVTELYPTEVPLLSKEPFIVGRELQGLALRDAAVTVLNKKGKVLVTHQMDMLFTHFGLSGPAVLRCSQYVVKEMKKNGGQPVEMRINTLPDENAESAFQLLNKMMKDEPKKSLKNVWKSLAQERWLLFLMTRAEIDPLLTGAEVPSDKVRAMAQQLTAFTMFVNGTQSIEKAFVTGGGVSIKEIEPKTMASKKKPGLYFCGEILDIHGYTGGYNITSAFVTGNVAGQSAARFAKEHQVASQN
- a CDS encoding putative polysaccharide biosynthesis protein, giving the protein MSSLVKGTAILTLGLFLSKILGVIYIIPFYSMVGEKNIGLYQYAYIPYNLMLALAISGAPIAFSKFTAKYNSLGDYETGRRLLKSGLLTMMITGFVSFLMLYIFAEPLARITISEDELIYSVGDVTEAIRWVSFALIVVPFMSLWRGFFQGYNYMMPTAVSQLVEQIVRIIFLLGGAFAVLYIFDGTPKTAIQFAVLSAAVGALGGIVTLGYFWKKKKPEYNQLLANSVESYDVKLRDMYKEILIYAVPVIFLGIANPLFQFVDLMTFNRAMSSGGNFSEIDLLGILNLTAHKLVMIPVMLATGFSMALIPLITKHFTRREYLQVSRTLDQSIQLLLFLTLPAVIGMTMLSNELYHVFYEVSDVGSEILAHYLPVAILFSAFPVTASILQGINKQKWIIINLSTGLLLKAVLNTPLIELFETDGAIAATIIGYVVAIGMNMVVIAKTMNYRSQMVGRRVILIVILNLIMAGAVFLAISGLNLFIGMDNKFLSMIRIILIGGVGAVVYGYLGLKTGLAQKLMGSKITKISRKLGF
- a CDS encoding pseudouridine synthase, with product MRLDKYLSNMGHGSRKEVKILLKSKAVEVNGEIVRDPKVHVNEHDDHVSVGGEVVAYTEFIYVLMNKPQGVISATEDKYDKTVIDLLGEDEQHFEPFPVGRLDKDTEGFLLLTNDGKLAHELLSPKKHVDKTYFAHVEGVVTEEDAEAFKKGVMLDDGYVTKPASLTILESAAVSKIKLTITEGKFHQVKRMFESVGKHVVYLKRLSMGPLSLDPELELGEYRHLTDEELTGLKQRK
- a CDS encoding DeoR family transcriptional regulator, translating into MKPTTDRMLIRIKDMYKYILENGTVTTQDLVDEFGITPRTIQRDLNVLAFNDLVSSPTRGKWTTTQRKVKMTS
- the pepV gene encoding dipeptidase PepV, yielding MDWQLEATKRKEKILSELQELIAIPSVLSNDTTPTAPFGKEVKQALDWFLEKGRTEGYTVKNVGDVAGHLEIGQGEELLGILGHVDVVPVGEGWTTAPFGGEIHNGRLYGRGAIDDKGPTIAAWAALNMLKDAGVEFTKRVRLIIGTDEESDFRCMDRYFQTEEMPAIAFTPDADFPIINAEKGIASLVFSTFSMHEDAILESFIAGNRSNMVPDKATAILNGQLAEWQEDFKSFCKKHNVTGKVEQHNGSTELTLNGKAAHAMEPEDGINAGILLAVFLKDRLEGDGQKFVEFVADTFYQDSRGHKLGLDFTDEQSGDTTFNAGIIRFEKKKTAMITVSMRYSISYPFKEKIDAYQLKDFVLDIASNSPPHYVDENDPFIKTLQSAYEKQTGERANLIAIGGGTYARVLDKGVAFGMLFPGEPDVAHQADEFVDIDNLIKATAIYAEAIYQLACKK
- the dat gene encoding D-amino-acid transaminase translates to MDLILHNGEFIREEDLVISKEDRGYQFGDGIYEVIRVYDGNLFTAKEHIDRFYDSADKIKIVVPYTKDVFHKMMYDFVEVNNIENGQVYVQITRGAAERQHQFPTQATPVITGNTKSVERPVAKLDSGVTAKFIEDIRWLRCDIKSLNLLGNVLAKQEAYEEGYFEAILHRGETVTEGCSSNMYGIKNGILYTHPANNLILNGITRRVILELCEELKIPVVETPFTKTEALEMDEFIMSSTTTEVMPIVAIGDHKIGQGVPGELTRKLQTAFEARIEVGVKS
- the thpR gene encoding RNA 2',3'-cyclic phosphodiesterase, whose amino-acid sequence is MKPHYFIGIKIPQDIAECLAKERESWHLKSHKRQTPAQDMHITLLFIGEDVHDEIKQVEKLLGTIKQQVFTVNINSIKTFGNPTTPRIIYASLETSRQLEELQQQVHKSVETLQIKPDPKKFVPHITLASRWAGGEPAERQFSIAHMRFDVTEFSLFRIAPKETPRYQHIANYTLENTPTNFKGECL
- a CDS encoding diacylglycerol/lipid kinase family protein, translating into MKIVFIINPTAGNGRALKQWLRFEKTISFPYERILTEYPGHATVITTTYKDDGQRVLLIGFGGDGTLREIIVGAAGANELIIGSVAAGSGNDFARAYGTFKEAHEIEKFLETPYFKRHDLGEFANGQHFQFVSSSGIGFDAEITIAVNKSSLKKKLNQFGLGKVAYYLYVIKILLKFETFTLTVQRGDESFVYQDVWLATVSNQPYFGGGMKISPSSYTDDGLLELTVVHEISRLKLLLVFGTVFSGAHTRFKEVSQMSSSEFRLSSNKSVFRHVDGDDAGVSPQNETVVYAVSPHDWASIH